The Apium graveolens cultivar Ventura chromosome 6, ASM990537v1, whole genome shotgun sequence genome contains a region encoding:
- the LOC141665920 gene encoding uncharacterized protein LOC141665920: MGDTLNSFNSRLNTVERRRTRRGRRFPRHGHALGKAPVVEGDTQGSGDNPRITPRRLQYSDDVEPIVELADEDTEGRERPHLGNQVVPHPHRSGRTMDERRRVENAQSQDEEGRDLSTLKKRLGIRRGGAHSAGEAPAVIPVASHSVTGNGSGARPHDQDGGRTQVRMQNNDEIPRHGQDEPRVRENIQNQNGNMPPPQPQGEGRRDPPPHPGGNQGEFQQVAEQPQQPNVQTIPGVGTFNVNDLKRLLNHLEGGRAQLPAGYRNTTNDLRFHGNSDPVEFLGRFNIEMDVYQVPDLARCRLLAATFREGAQQWFQKLGPGVITSWEQMKTLFLTQFQAAVKYTPPVTTLANVKQKEGESLTSYFKRFNAESTLVRGATDETLKILLIAGLRVGTDFWKHLQGKDPVSLADVLAQAESFKAIEQSLAETKKNDDTYNSKGRSKRRDRSPDRLTSWQSRDKKKYCDYHESTGHDTHECRHLRDEIEELIKAGHLGEWIDKVKRRRGLDDKGKDERQPPRAEDVEKTAEVKFQRAGSIRAIFGGHPFVGDSNRALERNAREARHPPLTNIHSLEDRPPKVFKGESADITFREKESRWVPHPHNDALVITMLIGAMNVHRVFLDNGSSTNILYYSTYKKLGFPDSDMYFEDAHVYGFTGEAVRVMGSVRLPVTLGEGALSVTQMIDFKVLDQDSAHNVLVGRPWLRAFRVITSIHHLMIKFPTPNGVGSLRGSQYESRDCYHKAVKEFRRRRYEGKGLPVEDVKDIHTKPGGEVHAHYFVENPGKEETNTSGNSFVMQGRISKIRSVEEVVASHTGGIMRKEVNGEKLEGRSEILQGLGDNCKVDAPQKKDAPLNEVEVDAPPNEDAPSGEKVEIEDPRDFDFDLDPRIPMPIEKTGPAEDTISIPVDKNDPSRVLKVGSQLDEEMRGGLTRFLIANLDVFAWSHSDMIGIDPEVMCHRLNILPNCKGIRQKRRPVSGERAIALKEEVDRLLEVGLIKESFYPEWLANPVLVKKPNGKWRTCVDFTDLNKACPKDSFPLPRIDQLVDATAGHALLSFMDAYSGYNQIPMYGPDQEHTSFITDRGLYCYIGMPFGLINAGATYQRLVNMMFKDQIGRTMEVYVDDMLVKSKVTTDHIKHLTEMFNILRRFRMKLNPQKCVFGVESGKFLGFIVNHRGIEANPAKIKALLDMKSPTNVKQVQSLTGRIAALNRFVSKSSDRCKEFFKAIKLAGKDFIWTSECEEAFKRIKEQLGHPPMLSKPLEGENLILYLAVSEYSISAVLVREEDGQQSPVYYVSKRLHDAETRYTSMEKLVYALILASRKLRPYFQAHRVEVRTAYPLRQVLHKPESSGRMLKWAVELGQFDLEYVPRTAIKGQALADFLLEFDSEIDDKALVMLYPPHAEESLEEFPHPWWILHVDGAVNNGGAGAGIVLVSPEGHHLMSAIHFKFYATNNDAEYEALINGLKIALEMGVRNLIARSDSELVVNQVNGGFQARGPRTELYLRCVQRLIGMFKEVRLECVPREKNSNADALAKMGSQQEAVLLGSIPLEIQEVPSIPEIETMQVDEAPKETWMTPILAYIRKGTLPEDKFMARRLRYQVARYVIYDEVLYKRGFNQPLLRCVEEGEGNYILREVHEGICGNHSGGSSLAMKVLRQGYYWPTMREDATNFVKACDRCQRFANYSSMPATLLTPMASPWPFAMWGIDLIGELPKAKGDVKYAVVAVDYFTKWAEAMPLATITAKKIRDFVFNSIVCRFGIPYKLVSDNGKQFDSKELRQLCEELKIKKEFAAVYHPQSNGQTEAVNKIIKHTLKTKLEERKGNWPEELPKVMWSYNTTPRSTTGETPFMLTYGYEAMVPVEVGSGSLRRDCYGKEDAEVNQRLHLDLLEETRENSQLRLAAYQQRVARYYNKKVKGQLLKVGDLVLRKVMPNTKNPQHGVFGANWEGPYRIKSILWKGTYHLEDMDGKLIPRAWNAEHLRKYYQ, from the exons atgggggatactcttaacagTTTTAACTCAAGACTGAACACGGTGGAGCGTCGAAGGACGAGGAGAGGTCGTCGTTTCCCCCGTCACGGTCATGCCTTGGGGAAAGCCCCTGTAGTTGAGGGAGATACCCAGGGGAGCGGGGATAACCCGCGAATCACTCCGCGGCGTTTGCAATATTCTGACGATGTAGAACCTATTGTAGAGCTTGCGGACGAGGACACTGAAGGCAGAGAAAGGCCTCACCTGGGCAACCAGGTAGTGCCACACCCGCATAGGTCTGGAcgtacgatggacgagcgtcgCCGTGTGGAGAACGCTCAAAGCCAAGACGAGGAAGGAAGGGATCTTTCAACCTTGAAGAAgaggcttggcataag GAGAGGTGGCGCGCACTCCGCTGGAGAAGCCCCCGCCGTTATTCCCGTAGCTTCTCACAGCGTTACTGGTAATGGGTCTGGAGCGCGTCCTCATGACCAGGACGGCGGGCGGACTCAAGTAAGAATGCAGAATAATGATGAAATTCCGCGACACGGTCAGGATGAACCTCGTGTACGGGAAAACATTCAGAACCAAAATGGTAATATGCCACCGCCGCAGCCTCAAGGTGAGGGGCGGCGAGATCCTCCGCCGCACCCGGGGGGTAATCAAGGGGAATTTCAGCAAGTCGCAGAGCAACCCCAGCAgcctaatgttcaaaccattcctggggTAGGGACGTTTAATGTGAACGACCTCAAGCGGTTActcaaccatcttgagggaggaaga GCGCAATTGCCCGCGGGATACCGGAACACAACCAACGACTTGCGTTTCCACGGGAACTCTGATCCTGTAGAGTTCTTGGGGCGTTTTAACATTgaaatggatgtatatcaagtacctgatttggctcGATGCCGTCTCTTGGCAGCCACTTTCAGAGAAGGTGCTCAGCAGTGGTTCCAAAAGCTTGGTCCAGGTGTAATTACAtcctgggaacagatgaaaactttgttttTGACACAATTTCAAGCCGCGGTGAAGTACACACCACCTGTTACCACGCTGGCTAATGTGAAACAAAAGGAAGGAGAAAGTTTGACTTCATATTTCAAGAGGTTTAACGCAGAATCTACTTTGGTGAGGGGTGCAACTGACGAAACGTTGAAAATATTGCTTATAGCTGGGTTGCGTGTGGGGACGGATTTCTGGAAACACCTACAAGGGAAAGACCCAGTGTCATTGGCAGATGTGCTCGCACAAGCGGAGTCGTTCAAAGCAATCGAGCAGTCGCTtgcagaaacaaaaaagaatgaTGATACCTATAACTCCAAGGGGCGATCCAAGAGAAGGGACAGATCT cccgaccgtctaacttcatggcaAAGCAGAGATAAAAAGAAGTACTGTGACTACCATGAGTCTACTGGCCATGACACCCACGAGTGTCGTCACTTGCGGGATGagattgaggaattgatcaaggctggACACCTAGGAGAGTGGATCGACAAGGTGAAGCGACGCAGGGGACTTGATGACAAGGGTAAAGATGAAAGACAACCCCCGCGGGCGGAGGATGTTGAGAAAACGGCGGAGGTCAAGTTTCAGAGGGCCGGCAGCATcagggcaatttttggaggacaccctttTGTTGGTGACAGTAATCGAGCACTTGAAAGAAACGCGAGAGAAGCGCGACATCCACCGCTCACTAACATCCACAGCTTGGAAGATAGACCCCCGAAGGTCTTTAAGGGGGAGTCCGCTGATATTACATTCAGGGAAAAAGAATCTAGGTGGGTGCCTCATCCTCACAACGATGCGCTGGTGATTACCATGCTTATTGGGGCAATGAACGTACATCGAGTGTTCCTGGATAATGGGAGTTCTACAAACATCTTGTACTATAGCACCTACAAAAAGCTGGGTTTCCCAGATAGTGACATGTATTTCGAAGATGCGCACGTCTATGGCTTTACGGGGGAAGCAGTGAGAGTTATGGGCTCAGTCAGACTTCCCGTCACGCTTGGGGAAGGGGCTTTGTCGGTTACTCAAATGATAGATTTTAAGGTGCTAGATCAGGATTCCGCGCACAACGTACTGGTCGGCAGACCTTGGTTGCGTgcgttcagggtgataacctcgatacaccacttgatgataaagttcccgACGCCAAACGGAGTTGGCAGCCTGAGAGGGTCACAGTATGAGTCACGTgactgctatcacaaggctgtCAAGGAATTTCGCAGAAGAAGGTATGAAGGGAAAGGTCTCCCAGTTGAAGATGTAAAAGATATTCATACAAAACCGGGTGGAGAGGTCCATGCCCACTATTTTGTTGAAAATCCCGGAAAGGAAGAAACCAATACCTCTGGGAACTCTTTTGTGATGCAGGGACGTATTTCGAAAATCCGTAGTGTAGAAGAAGTGGTGGCGAGTCACACAGGGGGAATCATGCGGAAAGAGGTTAACGGGGAAAAGTTGGAAGGGAGAAGTGAGATTTTGCAAGGTCTCGGCGATAACTGCAaggttgatgctcctcaaaaGAAGGATGCGCCCTTGAATGAagttgaggttgatgctcctccaaaCGAGGACGCGCCCTCAGGTGAAAAAGTGGAAATTGAAgacccccgagactttgatttcgatttggatcccaggatccctatgccTATTGAAAAAACGGGACcggccgaagacacaatatctatTCCAGTTGATAAAAATGACCCAAGCAGGGTTTTGAAAGTGGGATCTCAGTTGGATGAGGAGATGAGAGGAGGTCTTACCCGCTTTCTAATTGCAAACCTCGATGTtttcgcatggagtcattcagataTGATAGGGATCGACCCGGAAGTAATGTGTCACCGTTTGAATATCCTCCCGAATTGCAAGGGCATACGCCAGAAACGCCGCCCAGTAAGTGGAGAAAGGGCGatagcattaaaagaagaagtagaccggttgttggaagtggggttgatcaaagaatcgttctaccccgaatggcttgcaaatccagtactggtgaagaaaccgaatgggaagtggaggacatgtgtggatttcacggatctcaataaggcatgtccaaaggatagcttcccgctgccaagaattgatcagttggttgacgcgaCGGCAGGGCATGCGTTgttgagttttatggatgcatactccggatacaatcaaattccgatgtatggccccgatcaagaacatacatccttTATTACAGACAGGGGGTTATACTGTTACATAGGAATGCCGTTTGGCTTGATTAACGCTGGCGCGACCTACCAGCGGCtggtaaacatgatgttcaaaGACCAAATCGGGAGAACCATGGAAGTGTATGTAGACGATATGCTGGTGAAATCTAAGGTGACAACTGACCATATCAAGCACCTGACGGAGATGTTTAATATCTTGAGGAGGTTTCGTATGAAATTAAATCCGCAAAAATGTGTGTTCGGCGTGGAATCGGGAAAGTTTCTCGGGTTCATTGTCAACcacaggggaattgaggccaaccccgcgAAGATCAAGGCATTGTTGGATATGAAGTCACCTACCAATGTGAAACAGGTGCAGAGTTTGACTGGGAGAATCGCCGCGTTAAATCGATTTGTTTCCAAGTCGTCTGATAGATGCAAGGAGTTTTTCAAGGCGATTAAATTAGCTGGGAAAGACTTTATATGGACGTCAGAATGTGAAGAggctttcaaaagaatcaaggagcaaCTGGGACATCCTCCCATGTTGTCAAAGCCATTGGAGGGGGAAAATCTAATACTGTACCTCGCAGTGTCTGAATATTCGATCAGTGCGGTTCTGGTAAGAGAGGAAGACGGGCAACAATCACCAGTGTACTACGTGAGCAAGCGGTTACACGATGCGGAAACTCGCTACACAAGTATGGAGAAACTGGTTTACGCCCTGATTCTTGCGTCAAGAAAATTGCGGCCGTATTTTCAAGCCCATAGAGTTGAAGTTCGTACAGCATACCCGCTGCGGCAGGTCCTGCACAAACCAGAGTCATCAGGCAGAATGCTGAAATGGGCCGTGGAGCTGGgacagtttgatttggaatatgtGCCTCGAACAGCGATAAAAGGGCAAGCCTTAGCCGATTTCTTGCTGGAATTTGATTCTGAAATTGATGATAAAGCTTTGGTGATGCTATATCCACCTCATGCCGAGGAGTCTTTGGAGGAGTTTCCGCAtccttggtggatcttgcatgtggatggggcggttaacaatggaggagcaggtgCGGGCATAGTACTTGTATCTCCGGAAGGCCACCACCTGATGAGTgcaattcatttcaagttttatgcaactaataatgatgcggagtatgaggcgctgattaatggcctgaaaatcgctctggaaatgggggtgcgaaacttaattgcaagaagtgactcagagttggtagtgaatcaggtgaatgggggatttcaagcgcgaggcccgcgaacagaattatacttgagatgtGTACAGCGCCTGATTGGAATGTTCAAAGAAGTTAGATTGGAATGCGTTCCGCGGGAGAAAAACAGTAATGCGGATGCTTTGGCAAAAATGGGGTCACAACAAGAGGCTGTGTTGTTAGGATCCATCCCTCTTGAAATCCAGGAGGttcctagtatcccagagatagaaactatgcaagtggatgaagctcccaaagaaacatggatgacgcccattctAGCTTACATTCGCAAGGGAACACTCCCCGAAGATAAGTTTATGGCTCGTCGACTCCGTTATCAAGTCGCAAGATATGTGATATACGATGAAGTCCTATACAAGAGAGGGTTCAACCAACCTCTACTCAGGTGTGTTGAAGAAGGAGAAGGAAATTACATCCTAAGAGAGGTGCATGAAGGaatctgtggcaatcactcggggggtagctcgttggcaatgaaagtgttgcgccaagggtattattggcccacaatgagagaagatgctacaaatttcgtcaaggcatgtgatcgctgccagcgctttgcaaactactcgtctatgccggctacactcttgacgcctatggcaagcccatggccgttcgccatgtggggaatcgatcttatcggagaattgccgaaagctaaaggagacgtcaaatatgcagtggttgcggtcgattactttactaaatgggcggaagctatgccactggctactatcaccgcaaagaaaatcagagattttgttttcaactcaattgtatgcaggtttggaatcccttacaagctgGTCTCCGACAATGGAAAAcaatttgatagcaaggagttgcgacagttatgtgaggagttgaaaatcaagaaggaatttgcggcggtctatcatcctcaaagcaatggaCAAACAGAGGCtgttaacaaaataataaaacataccctcaaaaccaagctggaggaacgtaaagggaattggcctgaagaactcccgaaggtgatgtggtcatacaacactacaccgcgatctactacgggagaaacgccgtttatgctgacttacggttacgaagctatggtccccgtggaaGTTGGATCGGGATCACTTCGCAGAGACTGTTACGGGAAAGAGGACGCtgaggttaatcaaaggcttcatttagATCTCTTAGAGGAGACGAGGGAAAATTCTCAGCTAAGGCTAGCAGCATATCAGCAGCGCGtcgcaaggtattataacaagaaggtaaaagGACAGTTGCTGAAGGTGGGGGATTTGGTACTTAGGAAAGTGATGCCCAATACGAAGAACCCccaacatggagtgtttggagctaattgggaaggaccgtacagaataaagtctatcctgtggaaggggacttatcaccttgaagacATGGACGGGAAGCTGATTCCGCGAGCTTGGAATgcggaacatctccgaaagtattaccAGTAA